GCCGCAAGAATCGTTGGGAAGCTGCTGTTGGCAAGATTCAGCGAGCGTATGATATTCGGAGTTACAGTGCTGTAAACAACGAGCAGATGAGCTACGTAAATAAAGAGTGATTCGTTGCCAATCTGCTGCAGAATTACTCCTGTCCGACTTCCGCCAAGCACGTTGTTGGCTCTGTACAGTAACCCAAACATGCATAAGATGCAGCTTAACCGGAATGCATGAACACCCGGACTTGAATTCCACCAGAACGTATCCCATGGAGTACTAAATGGCAGGCTCTTTATCGTAAAAACAACAGGCGGGACTACCACTCCGGCAACGATAAACCAGTTGGCAAGCAAGGTCTTGTTACTTGCCGAAAAGAATAACGTACCACCTGCAAAACCGGCACACAGGTATCCAACCCACGGAATGAGAGGGAAGGTTGATATTGATGATTTTGAGAATGCCAGAGACGGTAAACTTAACGGATTCAGAGTGTTCGTAAACTTCCATATCAGTGCAGTAAACGTGAAAATCAGCACCGTGATAACTGCTGCTGCTACGGCAACACGGTTTACGGTGCGGAGTATGAAGAAGAGTCCAAGTACCAGCACTGATCCAAGTACGATCGTGTGAAGGACATCGAACTTTATCCATGTGATAAACCGCTCAAGCTGCACATACTTGAAGGCAGTAAGTGAATACGCGGGAATATGCAGCAGGTATGCAAGAAATAGGATAAACGAAAGGCGGCGCAGGTATATCCATAAACTCCGATCCGAACG
This is a stretch of genomic DNA from Ignavibacteria bacterium. It encodes these proteins:
- a CDS encoding DUF1624 domain-containing protein; this translates as MTVSTPTTQRYTFLDVLRALAILWMIQVHITNVIAEPTLRHGFWGNLLFLSNGFVAPTFILCAGIGLAIALSRKGALFLRSDRSLWIYLRRLSFILFLAYLLHIPAYSLTAFKYVQLERFITWIKFDVLHTIVLGSVLVLGLFFILRTVNRVAVAAAVITVLIFTFTALIWKFTNTLNPLSLPSLAFSKSSISTFPLIPWVGYLCAGFAGGTLFFSASNKTLLANWFIVAGVVVPPVVFTIKSLPFSTPWDTFWWNSSPGVHAFRLSCILCMFGLLYRANNVLGGSRTGVILQQIGNESLFIYVAHLLVVYSTVTPNIIRSLNLANSSFPTILAAWVALTIPMVGLSLLWHHYKVRFPKYVTGTIAGFMLLVFAVFLIR